The sequence GCCTCAGCCCCGCCGGCCAGCATCACGTCGGCCTCCCCACGCCGGATAATCTCCGCCGCCTCACCCAACGCGTGCGCTGCGCTGGCACAGGCCGACAGCGTGGCGAAGTTCGGGCCCTTCGCGCCCGTCACGATCGAGACGTAGCCTGAGCCCATATCGGCGAGGAACATCGGGATGAAGAAGGGGCTGACGCGCCCCGGACCGCGCTCGGCGAGCGTCCGCAGCTCCCGCTCGGCGGTCTCGATCCCGCCGAGGGCCGTGCCCAGCAACACACCGACCCTCCGGGCGTTCTCCGGCGTGATCTCCAGCTCCGCATGTGCGAGCGCGTCCTGGGTCGCCGCCACCGCGAGCTGAATGAAGCGGTCGGTACGCCGTGCTTCCTTCGGCTCAAGACGATCGCGCGGGTCAAAACCGTGGACTTCGCCGGCGATCCGGCTGGCGAAGCCCTCGGCGTCGAAGCGGGTGATCGGGCCGGTGCCCGAGCGGCCAGCGAGCAGCGCCTCCCACGCCGCGTCCAGGGTGTTGCCGACCGGGCTCAGAATGCCCATGCCGGTGACGACGACTCGGCGCGCGTCACGCTCAGTCACGTGTGAGTACCTCCGGATTCAGGCAGCGTGGCGGCGACTCACCGCGCAGGACAGCGAGCAGGTTCCGCGCCGCCAGTTCCGCCATCCGCGCTCGCGTGGTGAAGCTCGCGCTCGCAATGTGCGGCGTCACCACGACGCGCGGGTACCGCAACAGGGGATGATCAGCGGGCAAGGGCTCAGGGTCGGTCACGTCGAGCCCGGCGCCCCAGATCCAGCCTTGCTCCATCGCCTCCAGCAAGGCATCCGTCTGCACGACAGGTCCGCGGGCAGTGTTGATCAGCACCGCACTCGGCTTCATGCGCCGGAGTTGTTCACGGCCGATCATCCCGCGAGTCTGCTCGTTCAACGGGACGTGCAGGCTGACAAAGTCGCTCTCAGCGAGCAGGGCGTCCAGTTCCCGCCACTCGGCCCCGAGCTCCTCCTCAACCTCGGGACGGCGCCGCGGAGCGTGATAAAGGACGCGCATATTGAAACCACGCGCGCGTCGGGCAACCGCTTGCCCGATCCGGCCGAGCCCGACGATACCCAGCGTCGCACCGTGGACATCCGGCCCCAGGTAGCCCATCGGCTCCCACGTGCGCCAGGCGCCCGCGCGCACCGCGTTGTGTCCCTCCGGAATCCGCCGCGCCACCGCCAGCAGGAGACCGAAAGCCAGATCGGCCGTCGTCTCGGTCAGCACATCGGGCGTGGTGCATACCGCGACGCCACGCTCCGTACACGCGGCGACATCGATGTTGTCGAACCCGACTGCCATATTGCTGACGACTCTCACCGACGGTAGCCGGTCGAGCAGATCCCCGTCCACCCGCTCGGTGAGCAATGTCAGCAGGCCATCGGCTCCCTCGGCCAGCCGCACCAGTTCGTCGCGGCTCGGTGGGAGCTCTCCCTCCCAAACAGTCACATCGCCCGCTTCTCGGAGCAGGTTGAGGCCGACTTCCGGGATGACCCGGCTCACCGCGATCCGCACGCCGTCCTCCCTCCACCGAACGTCGTGCGGATTCTAACGGGCAGTCGAACGGGCGGCAACATGCGCGGCGAGATACCGACGCGGCTGGCGCCGACGTTGCGATCCCGAATCCAGCAGTTCCCCGTCATCGTGTTTCGGTCCGAACCAGAGCCAGGAGCGCCCCCATCATTACCGAACAGCGACCGATCGCAAAGGCTCAACCGTCGCCCGTGCGCCTGCCACACCCCTGGACACGAGCGCTCAACGCTCGCGACACGCGGAAGGTGCAGCCGCGCACCATTGACGTTTCCGCACTCTGGCCGAAAATAAGGGTCCTCAACCGGGGGCTGGTCGAGATCCCCGGCGCCTGGGTGAACCCGTTCACAGTGTCCGGCGACGGCCGGCTGGTCTTCGCCACGATCCATACCGACGACTGGGCCGGCGTGGCTGCCATCCCCACTGACGGGAGCGGCTACACTCGGATCTTCCAGTTCGCCAACCCCGATCTGGATCAGGTCACCGGCGGGAGCTTCGACGGCCGCTGGTTGGTGTGGAGCGAGTCGCACGACCCAGCCGACCGGGGAGACTGGAGCATCCGCGCCTGGGACGCTGAGTCGGGGCAAGTGCAGACGGTCGCTGAGGCGCCGCGGAAGGACGGCCGAACCATCCCGGGTCCCTTCGTGTTCCCGACCGTCGATCACGGGATGGTCGCCTGGGCACAGACCAGCCCCGAGGGTGGACGGGAGATTCATCTCTACTCGCTGGCCGACCGGCGTGACCGGATCTTGGCAGCAGGGGACGTCGGGAGAAGCCCGGTCACCTTCTGGTGGCCGTACATCATCTGGCAGGTGCGCGATCAGTCGGGCCCGGAGGACCGGGCGGGTCGCGTCATGACGGCCGATGCCACCACCGGCGAGCCCGTGGAGCCCCCTCCGGCCCTCGCGGCGATCCGTCATCTCGGGTTCATGGCGGCCTCCGAGTCGGTCCTCGCGTGGACCGACGGCGGGATCCTGTGGGTCTGGCGGCCCGGCGAGGCCGCGGCGCGGGCGGTCTTTCGGGCACCGGATGGCGACTACATCCAGTTCTTGAGCATCGCCGGCGACCTGACCACCTGGGATGGAGTGACAGGGCCGTGGGTGGCTGATCTCCGCAGTGGTAGCGTGGCGAAGTTACCGCAACTCTACGGAGGCCGACACGCCCGCGGCACCGCGCTGCTCGTCGTCGAGCCAACCAGCCAGGTGAGGAGCAGACACCCACCCCTGCGCATCCGGTTCGCGGATGTGGGTCAGTTTGAACCGCTGCCGACCTGCGCGTCCTCCACACCGGAAACAGATTGAGTCGGCGAGGCCGGATCCCGGCATCCAAACACCAGGTCGATTGAGAGGTGAATGCGGCACCGGGTCTCGCAATTGCGCAGACTTGAAGCGGAGCCTCAAGCGTGGTAGTATCCAGTAGGGTCAAGCCCCACCCCGCTCGGCGTGTACGACAACGTTTTGAGCCAACGTGAAGTAACCGACGGGAGCTGCTAAGCGGGCCTCGTGGGGCTCGGGGTTGCGGCACCCACCTGCCTTTGCAGGTTCAAAACCGAGTTACACCCGGCGGAGGTGGGGTTTTGCCCCACCTTTTTCATGCCTCATGTTCTTGGGGGACGGCCTGGTGATCCTGATCCTCCACGGCACCAATCGGCTCGCGATCGACGAGCGTGTCCAGCATCTGCGTGCGGAGCACGACCCGGCTGGCATCACCACCACGGTTGTGGAGCGGGCGGCCGAGCACCTTGGAGAACTGCGCAGCGCCTGCCTGTCCCCCGGATTCTTCGGCGCGACTCGCCTCGTCATCGCGCGGGACCTCCTCGTCGGCGGGGGCGGCGGGCGCGGCCGCCGCACGAGCGCTGACCGAGTCGAGGCGCTGGCCCTTCTGGCCTCGGTCCCGGAAACCACCGTCCTGATCGTGGCCGAGTCGGAGATCAAGCCCGCCGACGAGCGTGAGCTGCGCTCCAAGGTACCCGGCGCGACCATCGAGCGACACGATGTCCCGCGCGGTCGTGATCTGGTGGAATGGGTTCGTACCCGCGCCCGGCGCTACGACGCAACGATCGAAGCCGAAACGGCTGCCCAGCTCCTCGAAGCCCTCTTCCCCACGTCCTGGCGTGCCGTCGCGCGGCGCGATGACGTGCCCCCCGACCTGTACCGCCTCGACGCGGAAGTGGCGAAGCTGGCAACCGCGGCGGGACCGAGTCAGGAGATCACGCGCGATCTCGTCGGGGCGCTGGTGCCCGATGCCGAAGCGACGAACATCTGGGGACTGACCGACGCCATCGTGGCAGGCGACGTGGCGGGTGCGGTGCGCGAGGTCGAGCGCGCGCTCGCGACCGGAACCCCTGCTGAGATGCTTCTCGGCCAGCTCGCGTCCCAGTTCGAGGTCTTCGCGGTGCTCGCGGCCGGTCAGGCGCAGAGCGCCGCCGCGCTCGCGGCTGAGACGGGGATCAGCGAAGGTCGCCTTAGGCAGGCGAGCCGTACTGCGAGTCGCTTCCCGTATGAGCGGATCGCGCGCGGCCTGGCCGCGCTGCGCGAGATCGACGTGGCGACCAAGCAGGGACAGGCAGAGGCGGCCGATCTGCTGGTTGGCACCGTCGCGCGCCTGGCCGCGGGCCGGTAGAGCCCGGAAGCGACTGCACGGAGCGAATCAGGGACGGTTTCAGTGCACGACAAAACGGGCCGCGGATGCAGCCCGTATCGCACACACGCTGTTGCGCCGCGATCCGTGAGGGTGCTATTCCTCGCCGCGGATCAGCGCGTTGAACTTCTTCATCAGCCGCGCCTTGCGCCGCGCCGCGTTGTTCTTGTGGATGATGCCCTTGATGGCAGCCCGGTCGAGCGTGCTGATCGCGTCGCCCACGGCCGTCGCCGCCGCATCGGCATCACCCGCGGCAATCAGCCGCTCGGCCTTGCGAATGTAGGTGCGGGCCGACGACCGGAAGATCCGGTTCCGCATACGTCGTCGCTCGGCAACGCGGACGCGCTTCGCCGCAGACTTCGTGTTGGGCAAGTCTCACATCCCTCCGGATTTCGATCGCACACGCAATCGGCGGCGCCACCGCCGAACCACCAAAGTCTAGCAGGATCAGCAATTCCAGGCAACACCACGCTCGTCCTCTGTTACGATGGGCCTACACCGATCCGACGGGCGAGGTCCGCCTCGCCGCCATCGAGAGCGGGGAACGCGATGCAGGTGATTCGCAAGGGATCCGCACCGGTTGAGCGCGGCACCACCTTTACGGGCGAGACGACGCTGGAGCGCTACCTCGCCGGTGGCGCGGAGGGTATCAGTCTCTCCGTGGTCCACTTCAAGGACGGGTCGCGCACCCACTGGCACGAGCACCCCGGTGAGCAGATCCTGTTCATTCTTGAGGGTCGGGGGCGCGTCGGGACGGAGGACGAGGAGATCGAGGTCGGGCCCGGCGACGTGATCTACACCGGCCCCGGTGAGCGGCACTGGCACGGCGCCGCTCCTGGCGCATCGATGACCCACATCAGCATCACCCGCGGCGGCCCGCCGGTATGGGGCGAACCGCCGGAGTGATGCCCTCGCCGCACCCCCACCGGCACGGGGTAGAATGATCCCGGTTGGTGGCTGGACACCGGGGCGAGCCACGGTGTCATCGTGGGAGCGGTGATGTCCAACCCGACACCCGACCTGGACCTGCTGCTCACGCGATTGCGCGCGCTCCACGACGATCTGGAGCGGACACGCGAGCGGGAGCGCCTGCGGGTCGAAGAGGTTGAGCGGCGGATCGGGGCGGCTGCGATCGACCCGCCACGCACCGAGGAAGCGATGCACGAGCTATTTCAGGCATACGAGGCTCGATCCTTCGCTCGAGGGCGACTCGATGCACTGGACCACCTGATCGAGCGCCTCGATCTGCTGCTGGCCCCGTCCCCTGAGGGGTCGGGGCAACGCTGATGCCAGCCCCGCCGCGGCGCGCGCACGGGGCGCGGCCGGTGCCTACCCCTTCCCGGCGTCCACGCCGGATCACGCTGCAGAAAGCCCGACCGTCCCGCTCGGTGGCAGCCAATGCAACGATCGTCGCCGCCGCCTTCGTCGTCAGCCGCGTGCTCGGCCTGCTGCGCGAGATCCTGATCGCCCGGCAGTTCGGCACCAGCGGGGACTACGACGCCTACGTCGCCGCCTTCCGCATTCCGGACCTCCTCTTCCTCGTCGTGATGAGCGGCGCGTTCGGCTCGGCTTTCATCCCGGTCTTCGCCGGGTTCCTCAGCCGGGGAGAGCAGGACCGCGCCTGGCGCCTGGCCAGCGCGGTGCTCACGTACACCGTCCTCACCCTGCTCGTGGTGGGGCAGCTTGTGTTCCTCTTCGCCGGTCCGCTCATGCGAGACATCGTCGCACCCGGACTGGCGCCCCCGCAGCAAGACCTGGCGGTCAATATCACCCGCCTCCTGCTCCTGTCTCCCTTGCTGCTGGGGCTCGGTGCCGCGGCGCAGGGGATGCTCCAGGCCCAGGACGCCTTCACCCTGCCTGCGGTGGCGCCGATCCTCTACAACCTCGGCATCATCGCCGGCGCCCTGCTGTTGGCACCCACGATGGGCGTCTACGGGCTTGCTGTCGGCGTCATCGTCGGGGCAGCCGGACACGCCGGCATCCAGTTCGTCGGGCTCATTCGCCGCGGCATGCACTTCTCCCCCACGCTCTCGCGCCGTGTGCAGGGTCTGGGCGAGGTAGCTCGCCTCATGGCCCCGCGTCTGGTAGGCCAGGCAGCCTTCCAGATCAACTTCATCGTCATGACGAACTTCGCCTCCCGGCTTGGCGAGAGCAAGGTCTCGGCGATCAATTACGCCTACCAGGTCTTCATGCTGCCGCACGGCGTGCTGGCGCTTAGCCTCTCGACCGTGATCTTCCCGATGATGGCCCGCCAGTATGAGTTGAATCAGCTTGACGACCTCAAAGTAACCCTGCGCGGCGCGCTCGGCCCGCTCATCTTCCTCACCTTCCCGGCGTCGGTCGGGCTCTTCGCCTTCCGCACCAGCATCGTCCAGGTGCTCTTCCAGTTCGGCTCCTTCTCCGACGAGTCCACCCGGCTCGTCGCCCAGGCCCTCGCCTACTTCTCGGTGGGCCTGGTGGCATTCGCGGTCGTCGAGGCGGTCACGCGGGCCTTCTACGCCATGCACGACACCCGCACGCCGGTGACGGTCGCCATCGTGACCGTCATCGCCAACATAGCCCTCAGCGCCTATCTCGCGCCGCGCCTCGGGCACGGGGGACTGGCCCTCTCGATCGCACTTACCACCATCGTGGAGATGGCAATCCTGCTGACCGTCCTCTACCGGCGCATCGGCGGGCTCGGCCGGGGCCTGCTCGAATCGACGATCAAGGCAGCAGCAGCCACGGCGATCATGGCGGTCGTCGCCCTGCGCTTCGCCGGCCCGCTGGCACAGGTGACCGACCCGTCCGACGGACGGTCCATCGCGGGTATGGTCATGTTCGTCGTCACGCTGGGCGCCACCGGCATTACGTACCTCGTTTCCGCTTACTACCTGCGCGCGCCCGAGCTCTTCGAGACCCTCGACCGCGTCCGCTCCCGCCTGCGCCGCGCATGACAGCCGCTGCGTGCGGCGCGGTCGCTCGGTTATACTTGGCGTTCGAGCATCCGCAGGGGTGGAGGTCGCGGCGCGCGCTGTATGGTCGAACAAGAACGTATTCGAAACTTCAGCATCATCGCTCATATCGATCACGGGAAGTCGACTCTGGCTGACCGTCTCCTTGAGTACACCCACGCGGTGACCGAGCGAGAGATGGTCGAGCAGATCCTCGACTCGATGGATCTGGAGCGGGAAAAGGGCATCACGATCAAGGCCCGATCCGTTCGCATGGACTATCAGGCGAAGGACGGGATCACCTATGCCCTCAACCTGATCGACACGCCCGGCCACGTCGACTTCTCGTACGAGGTGAGCCGCAGCCTCGCCGCCTGTGAGGGCGCGCTGCTCGTTGTGGACGCCGCGCAGGGCATTGAGGCGCAGACGATGGCCAACGTTCACCTGGCGATTGACGCCGGACTCGCCATCGTGGCAGTCGTCAACAAGATCGACCTGCCCAACGCCCAGCCCGAGAAGGTCGCCCACGACCTGCAGCAGGTGATCGGGCTCCTGGAGGACGAGATCATCTTCGCGTCGGCCAAGTCGGGCCTCGGGGTCGATGAGATCCTAGAGGCCATCGTGACCAAGATCCCGCCGCCGAGCGGCGATCGCACCGCGCCGCTTCGTGCGTTGATCTTCGACTCCCACTACGACCCCTACAAGGGCGTCATCGCGTACGTGAAGGTGGTCGACGGGATCCTGCGGGAGGAGCAGCCGCTGCGCCTGATGGCGACCGGCAAGGAGACCGACGCGCTCG is a genomic window of Sphaerobacter thermophilus DSM 20745 containing:
- a CDS encoding cupin domain-containing protein, yielding MQVIRKGSAPVERGTTFTGETTLERYLAGGAEGISLSVVHFKDGSRTHWHEHPGEQILFILEGRGRVGTEDEEIEVGPGDVIYTGPGERHWHGAAPGASMTHISITRGGPPVWGEPPE
- the murJ gene encoding murein biosynthesis integral membrane protein MurJ codes for the protein MAANATIVAAAFVVSRVLGLLREILIARQFGTSGDYDAYVAAFRIPDLLFLVVMSGAFGSAFIPVFAGFLSRGEQDRAWRLASAVLTYTVLTLLVVGQLVFLFAGPLMRDIVAPGLAPPQQDLAVNITRLLLLSPLLLGLGAAAQGMLQAQDAFTLPAVAPILYNLGIIAGALLLAPTMGVYGLAVGVIVGAAGHAGIQFVGLIRRGMHFSPTLSRRVQGLGEVARLMAPRLVGQAAFQINFIVMTNFASRLGESKVSAINYAYQVFMLPHGVLALSLSTVIFPMMARQYELNQLDDLKVTLRGALGPLIFLTFPASVGLFAFRTSIVQVLFQFGSFSDESTRLVAQALAYFSVGLVAFAVVEAVTRAFYAMHDTRTPVTVAIVTVIANIALSAYLAPRLGHGGLALSIALTTIVEMAILLTVLYRRIGGLGRGLLESTIKAAAATAIMAVVALRFAGPLAQVTDPSDGRSIAGMVMFVVTLGATGITYLVSAYYLRAPELFETLDRVRSRLRRA
- the rpsT gene encoding 30S ribosomal protein S20 yields the protein MPNTKSAAKRVRVAERRRMRNRIFRSSARTYIRKAERLIAAGDADAAATAVGDAISTLDRAAIKGIIHKNNAARRKARLMKKFNALIRGEE
- a CDS encoding 2-hydroxyacid dehydrogenase; protein product: MRIAVSRVIPEVGLNLLREAGDVTVWEGELPPSRDELVRLAEGADGLLTLLTERVDGDLLDRLPSVRVVSNMAVGFDNIDVAACTERGVAVCTTPDVLTETTADLAFGLLLAVARRIPEGHNAVRAGAWRTWEPMGYLGPDVHGATLGIVGLGRIGQAVARRARGFNMRVLYHAPRRRPEVEEELGAEWRELDALLAESDFVSLHVPLNEQTRGMIGREQLRRMKPSAVLINTARGPVVQTDALLEAMEQGWIWGAGLDVTDPEPLPADHPLLRYPRVVVTPHIASASFTTRARMAELAARNLLAVLRGESPPRCLNPEVLTRD
- the holA gene encoding DNA polymerase III subunit delta; the protein is MILILHGTNRLAIDERVQHLRAEHDPAGITTTVVERAAEHLGELRSACLSPGFFGATRLVIARDLLVGGGGGRGRRTSADRVEALALLASVPETTVLIVAESEIKPADERELRSKVPGATIERHDVPRGRDLVEWVRTRARRYDATIEAETAAQLLEALFPTSWRAVARRDDVPPDLYRLDAEVAKLATAAGPSQEITRDLVGALVPDAEATNIWGLTDAIVAGDVAGAVREVERALATGTPAEMLLGQLASQFEVFAVLAAGQAQSAAALAAETGISEGRLRQASRTASRFPYERIARGLAALREIDVATKQGQAEAADLLVGTVARLAAGR